A stretch of the Marinifilum sp. JC120 genome encodes the following:
- a CDS encoding response regulator, with the protein MDKKRVLIVDDTPENLQILMEALKNDYAILAAKNGEKALKLARTAPQPDIILLDIMMPEMDGYEVCRRLKGSPKTKKIPVIFVTALTEAQDETMGLELGAVDYLTKPVTPSIVQARVSTHLNLRKAQQETEKVLSKTLKGAVALLTDIIGWLNPAAASRCERCSRLAGKTARELGVSPIWPIELAARLSQLGSLGITSKNLKSLYTGNFEHVSSEEIELFKNHPALGGDLVQEIPLLDHVGELVAGQRAPFDGNISAPPSAQQILRCALDYDQHILQGASPEAALSLMKTEALAYDPRIVEAMGQVTTTIVSGTEAGWFSPLEIRIGMILDQDVISTTGMCVATSGTIVSETALRVIHRFGANGMIEGKIRAMIVEEE; encoded by the coding sequence ATGGACAAAAAACGAGTACTCATAGTAGACGACACCCCGGAAAATTTACAAATTCTCATGGAAGCACTCAAAAACGACTATGCCATCCTTGCTGCCAAAAACGGGGAAAAAGCCCTCAAGCTGGCCCGGACCGCGCCCCAGCCTGATATAATCCTGCTGGACATCATGATGCCCGAGATGGACGGCTACGAGGTCTGCCGCAGGCTTAAAGGATCACCCAAAACAAAAAAAATCCCGGTGATATTCGTTACCGCCCTGACCGAGGCGCAAGACGAAACCATGGGACTCGAACTTGGAGCGGTGGATTATCTGACCAAACCGGTAACCCCGTCCATCGTACAGGCCCGGGTATCCACCCACCTGAATCTGCGTAAGGCTCAACAAGAAACGGAAAAGGTTCTGAGCAAAACCCTCAAGGGGGCTGTGGCCTTGCTTACGGATATCATCGGCTGGCTCAACCCTGCTGCCGCCAGTCGCTGTGAGCGGTGCTCCCGTCTGGCCGGAAAGACAGCCCGGGAGCTTGGAGTCAGCCCGATATGGCCCATTGAACTGGCTGCGCGTTTATCCCAGTTAGGAAGCCTCGGCATTACCAGCAAGAACCTGAAATCACTATACACAGGAAACTTTGAGCATGTGTCCAGTGAGGAAATCGAGCTTTTCAAGAACCATCCCGCACTTGGGGGAGATCTGGTACAGGAAATTCCGCTTCTGGACCACGTGGGCGAGCTTGTGGCTGGCCAGCGCGCGCCCTTTGACGGGAACATTTCCGCCCCTCCCTCAGCCCAGCAGATTTTGCGCTGCGCCCTTGATTACGACCAGCACATTTTGCAGGGAGCTTCCCCTGAGGCCGCCTTGTCTTTGATGAAAACAGAAGCCCTGGCTTATGACCCGCGCATTGTCGAAGCCATGGGTCAGGTTACCACCACCATTGTCAGTGGAACCGAGGCCGGCTGGTTCAGCCCGCTCGAAATCCGCATCGGCATGATTCTGGATCAGGATGTGATCTCAACAACCGGAATGTGCGTGGCAACATCAGGCACAATAGTCAGTGAGACCGCACTCCGGGTTATTCACCGCTTCGGGGCAAATGGGATGATTGAAGGAAAGATCCGGGCTATGATTGTTGAAGAGGAGTAG